From the Deinococcus radiopugnans ATCC 19172 genome, the window ACTTGCTGAACTCCAGGAAGCACTCGGTGAACGGTGTGCCTGGCTGGAAACCCAACCCGATCTCATCACGCAACACACCCTGTTTCACTGGTGGCCTCTCTGTACGAATTAATCGGAGTCCGTATTACCCTCCAGACCCTGCCCGGTGGTCCGTCTACCGCCCCTGCGAGTGGTACTCGGCGTTGGGAACGAAACCCAGGGCGCTGCTGACCCGGTTGGTCATGTTGAACATGCCGATCACCTGCACGGCCTCTAGAATCTGGGCGTCGTCCAGCCCCGCGTCCCGCAGGGGGGTCAGGTCCGACTGAGCCATCCCGGCGGGGTGCAGGGTGAGCTTCTCGGCAAAGGCGCATAGGGCCGCCTCCCGCCCGGACAGGGCCGCGTGCCGCCAGTTCACGGCCACCTTGTCGGCCTTGCCGGCTTCCATGCCGTACTCGCGCAGCGCCGCGCCGTGCGAGACCGCGCAGTACACGCAGCGGTTCAGGCCACTCACCACCACCGCCAGCATCTCGCGCTCGACGTTGCTCAGGTGCCCCGGCTTATTGACCAGCAGGTTGAAATAGTTCCACCACGCCAGGAACTGCTCGCCGTTCAGCGCCTGCGCCCGGAAGACGTTGGGCACGAAACCCAGGTTCGCCTCCGCCTTGCCCCACAGTTTGCGGACACCCTCGTGCGCGTTGTCCTTCGTCGGCACGGCCAGCCAGGAGATTTCATTCATGAGACGGCCAGCTTATCCCGTGCCGGCCGCCGCATGGAATCATGGCGGCAGTGACCGTTCTCATGCCCACCGTCGACGTCCATTCGCTGTATGCCAACGTGTACCTTCTGAGCAGTTCGGCGGGCCGCCTGCTGGTGGACGCCGGGGCGTGGCCCTACGCCGCCCGTTTTGACCGCCTGCTGCGCGACTTCAACCCGGACGCCGTGCTGCTGACCCATGCCCACGTGGACCACTCGGGGGGTGCGTGGCGGGCGGCGCGGCGCGGCATTCCGCTGCTGGCCCACCCGCTGGAGCACCCGCAGCTGACCGGCGAGGTTCATGATCTGCCGTATCCCGCTGGCCGCCCGGACCTGGGAGAACTGGTCTCCAGGGCGCATCCCAAGGTGCCTGCGGACGCCCTGCACGCAGTGCATCCCGGCGAGACGGTGCTGGGCTGGGCCGTGGTCTCGCTGCCGGGCCACACCCACGGCCAGATCGGCGTGATGATGGACGGCGTGCTGGTGGCCGCCGACGCCGTGATCGGGGCCGCCGACGGCGCGCACTTGCCCAGGGCCGCCTACAACGCCGATCATCCGCAGGCCCAGGACACCCTGAGACGAATCGCCGGGATGGACCTGCGGGCGGTGCTGCCCGGCCACGGCGGCCCACTGTCACCGGCGCAGGTGCGGCGGCGGGCCGAGCGGGCCTAAGACTGACCCCGCCCGCCGGCCGGACCTACACCACGCCCTGTTCCAGCATGGCCTGGGCCACCTTCACGAAGCCCGCCACGTTCGCTCCCTGCAGGTAGCTGAGGCTGCCGTCTGGCCGCCGTCCGTGCGCCAGGGCCGCGCGGTGGATGCCGCGCATGATCTCGTGCAGGCGGGCGTCGACCTCGTCACGCGTCCAGTTGAGGCGCTGGGCGTTCTGGCTCATCTCCAGGCCGCTGGTGGCCACGCCGCCCGCGTTGCTGGCCTTGCCGGGTGCGTACAACACGCCCGAGTCCTCGAAGCGCTTGGCGGCCTCGAAGGTGCAGGGCATGTTGGCCCCCTCGGCCACCGCCACTGCGCCGTTGCCGATCAGCGCGGCGGCGTCGGCCTCGTCCAGCTCGTTCTGGGTGGCGCAGGGCAGGGCCACATCCACCGCCACGCCCCAGGGCCGCGCGCCCGCGTGGTACTGCGCGCCCACCAGCCGGGCGTATTCCTCCACCCGGCCCTGCCGTTCATTGCGCAGTTCCATCAGCGTGGCCAGCTTGTCCGGCGTGAAGCCGTCCTCGTCTACAGCGGTGCCGCCCGAGTCCGACACCGTGACCACCTTCGCCCCGAACTGCATGGCCTTTTCGATGGCGTACTGCGCCACGTTGCCCGAGCCGGACACCGAGACCCGCAGCCCGTCGAGTGACCGGCCCTCGTGTTCCAGCATTTCCTGCACGAAGTAGACCGTGCCGTAGCCGGTGGCCTCCGGGCGGATCAGCGAGCCGCCGTAGGTCAGGCCCTTGCCCGTAAACACCGGATCGGCGCGGTTGGTCAGCTTCTTCATCATGCCGGCCAGGTAGCCGATCTCGCGCCCGCCCACGCCAATGTCCCCGGCAGGCACGTCGGTGTCCGCGCCAATGTGCCGGAACAGCTCGGTCATGAACGCCTGACAGAAGCGCATGACTTCCAGATCGCTCTTGCCCTTGGGGTCAAAGTCGCTGCCGCCCTTGCCGCCGCCCATCGGCAGGGTGGTCAGGGCGTTCTTGAAGGTCTGCTCGAAGGCCAGGAACTTCAGGATCGACAGGTTGACGCTGGGATGAAAGCGCAGCCCGCCCTTGTACGGCCCGATGGCGCTGCTGTGCTGGATGCGGTAGCCACGGTTGACCTGCACCTCGCCGGCGTCGTCGATCCAGCACACCCGGAAGATGATGACGCGCTCGGGTTCCACCAGCCGCCGCAACAGGCTTTGCCGGGCGTACTGCGGGTGCTCCTGCAAGAAGGGCCACAGGCTGTCCATCACTTCCTCGACGGCCTGCAGGAACTCCGGCTGGTCGCGGTTCATGTGAGTGACGCTGTTCAAGAAGTCCTGGACGCTGCCCAGCTGATCCCGAACCAGAACGCGGCTCAAGCGGCAGCCCCCGCGTTGGGGCGGCGCGGCACGGCACACGGGCGGCACGGTTTATTGAGAAGGCTCAGCGTCATGACCCACTATGACAAGCGTCCGTCCCTCACGCCCGAATCCGCCTGGACAGCTGGGGCGATTTGTCTAACGTGGTGCCTGGCGGGCGTCCCGCGTGCCGCCCCTCAGCTGCCCACCGACACCACGTTGCAGGTGCAGCGGGCCAAGCTGGTCAGCCGCCCGCGCTCGTCCTTGATCTCCACCGTCCACACCATGACGCTGCGGCCCCGGTAGGCCAGCGTTGCCTCGCCGGTCACGAAGCCGCCGGACACGCCCCGGACGTGCGTGCCGCTGAGATCCACGCCCACCGCCACCTGCCGGCGCGGATCGAGGTTGATCCATGACCCCACGCTCGCCAGTTCCTCGGCCAGCGCGAGGTTTGCGCCGCCGTGCAGCCGTCCGGCGGGCTGCAGGTTGCCTTCTACCGGCATCCGGGCGCTCAGGCGCTCGCGGGTCACGCTCAGAAAGCGGATGCCGAGGCGGGCGCACAGGGTGCCGCTCAGCCCCTCACCCTGTGGGCCGTTGATGCGAGCCGCCACCTCCTCGGGGCTCAGGCGGGCAAAATCTTCAGGCAGGGGGTAATTCAGATCGGGATGCAGCGTCATACGGGGAGAATAGGGTGCGGGAGGGGCCTCAGCCCTGCGGGTGGTCCATCGTCTGGCCCACGCCCAGCCCGTGGCGGTACACCAGTTCGCCGCCCAGGAATCCCCCCGCCAGCGCCAGCCCCAGCGCCGTGCCCGACAGCAGTTTGCCCAGGCCGCGCTTCTTTTTGCGCCGCGCCACGATAGAGCCGATGTTCAGGAAGAAGGCGGTCTCGTTCAGCAGGCCGTGAATCAGGCCGGTGCGGCGGGCCTCGCCGCGTGCGCCGCTCCAGTCCGTCCAGCCGGTGGCGATGGTGGCGACGGCCCCCACCGTGCCCAGCGTCAGCGCCAGATCGGCGGCCCGCCGGGTTTCCTCCGAGTGCTGGCCGGGAAAGAAATCCAGCATCCCGGCGATCATCCACCCGCCCAGCGGCAGATGCACCAGGATGGGGTGCAGCGGGTGGCCCAGCGGCACGCCGTGCAGCGCGTCAGTCACGCCGTCTGGCAGCAGGCCTTCCGCACCGCGCAGCGCCAGTTGCAGTTTCTCGGCCAGTTCCTCGATGGCGTCGTGGTTGACGAGGGCGTCCTCGACGACATAGCTGGGCTTGTCCTGATCGGCCTGCCAGGGAAAGAGACTCATGCCCCGAGGGTAGGCGCGGCCCCTGCGCTGGCGTGCCGCGCCCGCTAAAGGTGGGTTTATGGACGGCGATTCAATCGGGAATCAGTTCGGCTGGATCCGGGGGCAGACAGGCCGCGAAGGCCGAGGCGAACTCCTCTCTGTCCAGCCCGCGCCCGATGAAGACCAGTTCGCTGCCGCCCTCATTCTCGTCCCAGGCGTCGGCGGTGAACAGATCGCGCACCGCCTGAAACAAGATGCGCTGCGGGTAGCCGTGCAGATCCAGCCAGCCCTTGACGCGCAGCACCTCGGCGGGCCGCGCCAGGATGTAGGAGGTCATGAAGCGCTGCCATTCGTAGGGATCAAGCGAGCGATCTGCGCGCAGCGTGAAGGTCTTCAGGTCTGGCGTGTGGGCGTGCGTGGCCGTATCCTGGCCGTCCAGCACGCGCGGATCGAAGTCGTCGCGGGCCAGCAGGGCGTCGGCGTCGATCTGGCCGCGCTCCACACCGATGACGCGGGCCAGCGGGTTGACGCCCTTCAGCGTGGCCGTGGCCCGCGCCAGCGCCTCCTCGCCCACCAGATCGGTCTTGTTCAGCACCACCACATTGGCGTAGGCCAGTTG encodes:
- a CDS encoding CobW family GTP-binding protein, whose protein sequence is MTAPTPDPRIPIIVIGGFLGAGKTTLVNHLIRSLPHRLGVIVNEFGQAGVDGSLIERLQDDVTELTAGCLCCTGRDDLLRALVTISMREQQPDAVIVELSGVADPTPVLATLMERGVRAAFRVTTLVAVVDARHVLHTLREHPEAARQLAYANVVVLNKTDLVGEEALARATATLKGVNPLARVIGVERGQIDADALLARDDFDPRVLDGQDTATHAHTPDLKTFTLRADRSLDPYEWQRFMTSYILARPAEVLRVKGWLDLHGYPQRILFQAVRDLFTADAWDENEGGSELVFIGRGLDREEFASAFAACLPPDPAELIPD
- a CDS encoding PaaI family thioesterase, producing MTLHPDLNYPLPEDFARLSPEEVAARINGPQGEGLSGTLCARLGIRFLSVTRERLSARMPVEGNLQPAGRLHGGANLALAEELASVGSWINLDPRRQVAVGVDLSGTHVRGVSGGFVTGEATLAYRGRSVMVWTVEIKDERGRLTSLARCTCNVVSVGS
- a CDS encoding DUF2231 domain-containing protein, which codes for MSLFPWQADQDKPSYVVEDALVNHDAIEELAEKLQLALRGAEGLLPDGVTDALHGVPLGHPLHPILVHLPLGGWMIAGMLDFFPGQHSEETRRAADLALTLGTVGAVATIATGWTDWSGARGEARRTGLIHGLLNETAFFLNIGSIVARRKKKRGLGKLLSGTALGLALAGGFLGGELVYRHGLGVGQTMDHPQG
- a CDS encoding MBL fold metallo-hydrolase; protein product: MTVLMPTVDVHSLYANVYLLSSSAGRLLVDAGAWPYAARFDRLLRDFNPDAVLLTHAHVDHSGGAWRAARRGIPLLAHPLEHPQLTGEVHDLPYPAGRPDLGELVSRAHPKVPADALHAVHPGETVLGWAVVSLPGHTHGQIGVMMDGVLVAADAVIGAADGAHLPRAAYNADHPQAQDTLRRIAGMDLRAVLPGHGGPLSPAQVRRRAERA
- a CDS encoding peroxidase-related enzyme (This protein belongs to a clade of uncharacterized proteins related to peroxidases such as the alkylhydroperoxidase AhpD.), translated to MNEISWLAVPTKDNAHEGVRKLWGKAEANLGFVPNVFRAQALNGEQFLAWWNYFNLLVNKPGHLSNVEREMLAVVVSGLNRCVYCAVSHGAALREYGMEAGKADKVAVNWRHAALSGREAALCAFAEKLTLHPAGMAQSDLTPLRDAGLDDAQILEAVQVIGMFNMTNRVSSALGFVPNAEYHSQGR
- the gdhA gene encoding NADP-specific glutamate dehydrogenase codes for the protein MGSVQDFLNSVTHMNRDQPEFLQAVEEVMDSLWPFLQEHPQYARQSLLRRLVEPERVIIFRVCWIDDAGEVQVNRGYRIQHSSAIGPYKGGLRFHPSVNLSILKFLAFEQTFKNALTTLPMGGGKGGSDFDPKGKSDLEVMRFCQAFMTELFRHIGADTDVPAGDIGVGGREIGYLAGMMKKLTNRADPVFTGKGLTYGGSLIRPEATGYGTVYFVQEMLEHEGRSLDGLRVSVSGSGNVAQYAIEKAMQFGAKVVTVSDSGGTAVDEDGFTPDKLATLMELRNERQGRVEEYARLVGAQYHAGARPWGVAVDVALPCATQNELDEADAAALIGNGAVAVAEGANMPCTFEAAKRFEDSGVLYAPGKASNAGGVATSGLEMSQNAQRLNWTRDEVDARLHEIMRGIHRAALAHGRRPDGSLSYLQGANVAGFVKVAQAMLEQGVV